From Flavobacterium arcticum, the proteins below share one genomic window:
- a CDS encoding DUF4293 domain-containing protein, with the protein MLQRIQTIYLLIAFIATGVLPFVFPLWSNENGIEYYFVNNLAFIALFGGSTTLSLLSIISFKKRKNQFVMGRLNIILNLILLGLFIYRLLNLSGETDPEKVVSEKGIGMILPIVSIVFISLANKAIKKDEDLVKSVDRLR; encoded by the coding sequence ATGTTACAGAGAATACAAACAATATACTTATTAATAGCTTTTATAGCAACAGGAGTGTTGCCATTCGTGTTCCCTTTATGGAGCAACGAAAATGGGATTGAATATTATTTTGTAAACAATCTTGCTTTTATAGCCCTATTTGGCGGAAGCACAACATTATCATTATTAAGTATTATATCATTTAAAAAGAGAAAAAATCAGTTTGTAATGGGCAGGCTGAATATAATATTGAATTTAATTTTATTAGGATTATTTATATACAGGTTGCTAAATTTATCCGGAGAAACAGATCCTGAGAAGGTGGTTTCAGAGAAGGGTATTGGGATGATTCTTCCTATTGTTTCTATCGTTTTTATAAGCCTTGCCAATAAGGCTATCAAGAAAGATGAAGATCTCGTAAAATCAGTTGACCGACTACGATAA
- a CDS encoding protease complex subunit PrcB family protein, with translation MKKIITLSLLVIMAVSCKSKKAATVDGGENFTILKESAYGGREIDSHEFITNNKDYTALTTELGIKDAQKVDFDKNNVVAVFMGQKRSGGYSITIEKVVPVAGTGDTATILVKTTKPKAGEVITMALTAPYCLAVIPKTEKIDVQYIKSSFTTSKLRRE, from the coding sequence ATGAAAAAAATAATAACATTAAGTCTTTTAGTAATAATGGCGGTAAGTTGTAAATCTAAAAAAGCGGCAACAGTAGATGGAGGCGAAAATTTTACCATACTGAAAGAAAGTGCTTATGGCGGACGTGAAATAGATTCGCATGAGTTTATTACCAATAATAAAGACTATACAGCGTTAACAACTGAATTAGGTATAAAAGATGCTCAAAAAGTAGACTTTGATAAAAATAATGTGGTAGCTGTATTTATGGGACAAAAAAGAAGTGGAGGTTACAGTATAACTATCGAAAAAGTAGTACCTGTAGCAGGTACAGGAGATACCGCAACAATTTTGGTTAAGACTACTAAACCGAAAGCAGGAGAAGTAATTACTATGGCTTTAACAGCGCCTTATTGTTTAGCGGTTATTCCTAAAACAGAAAAGATAGATGTACAGTATATTAAATCTAGTTTTACTACGAGTAAGTTGCGTAGAGAATAG
- the bshA gene encoding N-acetyl-alpha-D-glucosaminyl L-malate synthase BshA, translating into MKIAIVCYPTFGGSGVVATELGLELARRGHEIHFITYSQPVRLALLSPNIYYHEVHVPEYPLFHYQPYELALSSKLVDMVKLHGIELLHVHYAIPHAYAGYMAKKMLKEQGIKIPMVTTLHGTDITLVGNHPTYKPAVSFSINHSDVVTSVSQDLKEETYRLFDIKRDITVIPNFIELDKKKMDTTSECHRSMMATDTQKIVTHISNFRKVKRIPDVIKIFYGIQKTIPAKLMMVGDGPEKAAAEELCEELGITDKVIFFGNSSEIDKILCYTDLFLLPSETESFGLAALEAMACGVPVISTNSGGLPEVNREGYSGYLGNVGDVEYMAEKAISILSDDKVLYEFKSNALKVAQEFDIKNVMPLYENLYKKALKQLV; encoded by the coding sequence ATGAAAATCGCAATAGTATGTTACCCCACCTTTGGCGGTAGTGGCGTAGTCGCTACTGAATTAGGTTTAGAGTTGGCACGCAGGGGACACGAAATACACTTTATAACCTACAGCCAGCCTGTGCGTTTGGCATTATTAAGCCCTAATATATATTATCACGAAGTACACGTACCAGAATATCCTTTGTTTCATTATCAGCCCTATGAGCTTGCTTTATCGAGTAAGTTGGTAGATATGGTAAAACTACATGGTATAGAATTGCTACACGTGCATTATGCTATTCCGCATGCTTATGCGGGTTATATGGCTAAAAAAATGCTGAAAGAGCAAGGCATCAAAATACCAATGGTTACCACCTTGCACGGTACAGATATTACACTAGTGGGTAATCACCCAACCTATAAACCAGCGGTGAGTTTTAGTATAAATCATTCGGATGTAGTAACATCGGTATCTCAGGATTTAAAAGAAGAAACCTATAGACTTTTTGATATAAAGCGAGATATTACGGTAATTCCTAACTTTATTGAGCTTGATAAGAAAAAGATGGACACAACATCAGAGTGTCACCGTTCTATGATGGCTACAGATACACAAAAGATAGTAACACACATTAGTAACTTTAGAAAGGTAAAACGTATTCCAGATGTTATTAAGATATTTTATGGCATTCAAAAAACAATACCTGCCAAATTAATGATGGTGGGCGATGGTCCTGAAAAGGCAGCTGCCGAAGAGCTATGTGAAGAACTAGGTATAACCGATAAAGTAATATTTTTTGGGAACAGTAGCGAGATAGATAAAATACTTTGTTATACAGATTTATTTTTATTGCCATCAGAAACCGAGAGTTTTGGTCTTGCTGCGCTCGAAGCTATGGCGTGTGGTGTTCCTGTAATATCTACTAATAGTGGTGGGCTTCCTGAAGTAAACCGTGAGGGGTATTCGGGTTACCTTGGTAATGTAGGAGATGTAGAGTATATGGCAGAAAAAGCAATATCAATACTATCTGACGATAAAGTATTGTATGAATTTAAATCGAATGCATTAAAGGTGGCACAGGAATTTGATATAAAAAATGTGATGCCATTATATGAAAATCTTTATAAAAAAGCTTTAAAACAATTAGTATGA
- a CDS encoding DUF1801 domain-containing protein, with product MQSTATTPKEYMDSLPEDRKPAMEKLRNVILENLPDGFQECMAYGMLGYVVPHSLYPAGYHCDPKIPLPFLNVASQKNFIAVYHMGVYGSKELYDWFVTEFPKHSKYKLDMGKSCIRFKKPDAIPFELIGELVAKITPEQWIATYESNLKR from the coding sequence ATGCAATCTACAGCCACTACACCAAAAGAATACATGGATTCTCTACCAGAAGACAGAAAGCCAGCTATGGAAAAACTGCGTAATGTTATTTTAGAGAACCTACCCGATGGATTTCAAGAATGTATGGCTTATGGTATGCTAGGCTATGTAGTGCCTCATTCATTATACCCTGCGGGTTATCATTGCGATCCAAAAATACCACTACCGTTTTTAAATGTAGCATCGCAAAAAAACTTTATAGCAGTATACCATATGGGTGTTTATGGGAGTAAAGAGTTATATGACTGGTTTGTAACCGAATTTCCTAAACATAGTAAGTATAAGCTAGATATGGGTAAAAGTTGTATCCGTTTTAAAAAGCCCGATGCTATCCCGTTTGAGTTGATAGGTGAACTGGTAGCTAAAATTACTCCAGAGCAATGGATTGCTACTTATGAATCGAATTTAAAACGATAG
- a CDS encoding glycoside hydrolase family 3 N-terminal domain-containing protein, with protein MRLSILFFLLCFQFIAAQPDQVFNDYKTPEEKKWVDSLYNELSFEEKVGQLFMVAAYSNKDAAHIKTIDKLIAENKIGGLIFFQGGPVRQAKLTNRYQAESKIPLFIGIDAEWGLSMRLDSTYRYPWNMTLGAVQDMSLIETMGEQMGIQSNRMGIHFNFAPVLDVNTNPLNPIIGNRSFGEDKINVTERALAMMRGVQSQGVYATGKHFPGHGDTATDSHYALPYLSFTKDRLESIEFYPYRKLFNEGLASIMVAHLNVPSIEPTPNYPTSLSYNVVTNIVQNELGFKGLIFTDALNMKAASSFMQPGDIDLEAFLAGNDVLLFTENVPVAVERLREAYDESCILSEERLAYSVKKILAYKHRAGLNNYKPIKLDNLYNDLNAHEFEDLNYKLYENAVTVLKNKQEIIPIANLEDEKIAYVKMGDDDGSDYLTTLQKYTAITEVNEETLELLMEELKSYSTVIIGFHKADGAWKNHDFTQKELTWLDAIAKRKRVILTVFAKPYALMPIKDFSAIEGLVLAYQNNTIAQTVAAEVVFGALGAKGKIPVSINNAFTVNDGIATEELGRMGFTTPHNVGMSAAMLTNIDLIAQRAINEKMTPGLQVLVARKGKVFYQKSFGYHTYEEDMPVKNTDIYDVASLTKILSTLPNLMQLYDKGEIKQDTKLGKMLREFSRTDKKNITLHDMLLHQARFQPWMPFYKATLDSTNHPDSLYYRKTYSTAFPYQVAENLYIRKDYPDTIIARIAESKLLPKKEYKYSDFTFILLKKYLENKTGKSLDVLSEEAFYKPLGASYTTYNPLRKFDMSIIPPTEIDNYFRYQVIQGYVHDMGAAMEDGVGGHAGIFSNSMDVAKIMQLYLNKGTYGGKRYFSEKTFNTFNTCYACKDGNRRGLGLDKPQRDKPGPTCDCVSYSSFGHTGFTGTMAWADPESGIVYIFLSNRTYPEAGENRLSRNNIREDIQKIIQESILEDELPSGNVSNTATLNK; from the coding sequence ATGCGATTATCCATACTATTTTTTCTTCTATGTTTTCAGTTTATTGCTGCACAGCCAGACCAAGTCTTTAATGATTATAAAACTCCTGAAGAAAAAAAATGGGTAGATAGTCTTTATAACGAACTATCTTTTGAAGAAAAAGTAGGGCAGTTGTTTATGGTAGCGGCATACTCTAATAAAGACGCTGCACATATAAAAACTATTGATAAGCTTATAGCTGAAAACAAAATAGGCGGACTTATTTTTTTTCAGGGAGGTCCTGTACGTCAAGCAAAACTAACTAACCGTTATCAGGCAGAATCTAAAATACCTTTATTTATAGGTATTGATGCCGAATGGGGGCTTAGTATGCGTCTTGATTCTACATATCGCTACCCATGGAATATGACACTTGGTGCAGTGCAAGATATGAGCCTTATAGAAACTATGGGGGAGCAAATGGGGATACAATCTAACCGTATGGGAATTCATTTTAATTTTGCTCCTGTATTAGATGTAAATACTAACCCGTTGAATCCTATTATTGGTAATCGCTCTTTTGGAGAAGACAAAATAAACGTTACCGAGCGTGCTTTGGCTATGATGCGCGGTGTGCAAAGTCAGGGAGTATATGCAACAGGTAAGCACTTTCCTGGTCATGGCGATACGGCTACCGATTCGCATTATGCCTTGCCTTATTTGTCTTTTACTAAAGATAGACTGGAGAGCATTGAGTTTTATCCTTATAGAAAACTATTTAACGAAGGGCTTGCGAGTATTATGGTGGCGCATCTGAATGTGCCGAGTATAGAACCAACACCTAATTACCCGACCTCATTATCCTATAATGTGGTTACTAATATTGTACAGAATGAGTTAGGCTTTAAAGGACTTATTTTTACCGATGCATTAAACATGAAAGCAGCTAGCAGTTTTATGCAGCCTGGAGATATAGATCTTGAAGCTTTTTTGGCAGGTAACGATGTGTTGCTGTTTACAGAGAATGTACCTGTAGCAGTAGAACGCTTACGAGAGGCGTATGATGAAAGCTGTATATTATCAGAAGAACGGCTGGCTTATTCTGTAAAAAAAATATTAGCATATAAGCATAGAGCAGGGCTTAATAACTATAAACCTATTAAGCTAGATAACCTGTATAATGACCTGAATGCACATGAGTTTGAAGACCTAAACTACAAACTCTATGAAAATGCAGTTACAGTACTTAAAAATAAACAGGAAATTATACCCATTGCTAACTTAGAGGATGAAAAAATAGCCTATGTGAAAATGGGTGATGATGATGGTTCAGATTACTTAACTACGCTTCAAAAATATACAGCCATTACCGAAGTAAATGAGGAGACTCTAGAATTACTAATGGAGGAGCTTAAGTCTTACAGTACTGTAATTATAGGTTTTCATAAAGCTGATGGCGCATGGAAAAATCATGATTTTACTCAAAAAGAGTTGACTTGGCTTGATGCTATAGCTAAACGAAAAAGAGTAATACTAACAGTATTTGCAAAACCTTATGCGCTTATGCCTATTAAAGATTTTAGTGCTATCGAAGGGCTTGTATTGGCATATCAAAATAATACTATTGCTCAAACAGTGGCAGCCGAAGTTGTTTTTGGTGCTCTGGGAGCTAAAGGAAAAATTCCCGTTTCTATAAATAATGCTTTTACTGTAAACGACGGTATAGCTACCGAAGAACTGGGCAGAATGGGCTTTACTACACCACATAATGTAGGGATGAGTGCTGCTATGCTTACTAATATTGACTTGATTGCTCAAAGAGCGATTAATGAAAAAATGACACCTGGACTTCAGGTATTGGTAGCGCGTAAAGGTAAAGTGTTTTATCAAAAATCGTTTGGCTATCATACCTACGAGGAAGATATGCCAGTAAAAAATACCGATATTTATGATGTAGCTTCGCTTACCAAGATACTCTCGACATTACCTAACCTGATGCAGCTTTATGATAAAGGAGAGATAAAGCAAGATACTAAGCTAGGCAAAATGCTCCGCGAATTTTCGCGTACAGATAAAAAGAATATTACTTTACATGATATGTTATTGCACCAAGCACGTTTTCAGCCTTGGATGCCTTTTTATAAAGCGACGTTGGATAGTACTAATCATCCTGATTCTTTATATTATAGAAAAACATATAGTACTGCATTTCCTTATCAAGTCGCCGAAAACTTATATATAAGAAAAGATTATCCCGATACTATAATTGCACGTATTGCCGAGAGTAAATTATTGCCTAAAAAAGAATATAAATACAGCGATTTTACTTTTATTTTATTAAAAAAATATCTTGAGAATAAAACAGGAAAATCATTAGATGTATTGAGTGAGGAAGCTTTTTACAAACCACTTGGAGCATCTTATACTACATACAACCCGCTACGTAAGTTTGATATGAGTATTATTCCGCCTACAGAGATAGATAATTATTTCCGTTATCAGGTGATACAAGGATATGTACACGATATGGGAGCCGCTATGGAAGATGGTGTTGGTGGACATGCGGGGATATTTTCTAACAGTATGGATGTCGCCAAAATAATGCAGCTATATCTTAATAAAGGTACGTATGGAGGAAAACGTTATTTTTCTGAAAAAACATTTAATACCTTTAATACTTGTTATGCTTGTAAAGACGGTAACAGGCGTGGGCTTGGTTTAGATAAGCCACAGAGAGATAAACCTGGACCAACGTGCGATTGTGTTTCTTACAGTAGTTTCGGACATACAGGTTTTACAGGTACTATGGCATGGGCAGATCCTGAATCGGGAATTGTATATATTTTTCTTTCTAACAGAACGTACCCCGAAGCAGGGGAGAATAGGCTCTCAAGAAACAATATAAGAGAAGATATACAAAAAATAATTCAAGAGTCTATATTAGAAGACGAGTTACCATCAGGTAATGTAAGCAATACAGCAACTTTAAATAAATAA
- a CDS encoding ABC transporter ATPase: MYVPFDTLPEESRIWIYQSNRKFSDTEIIDIENALKEFVENWAAHGTGLEASFVIKYNRFIILAINQDTQPATGCSIDASVHFIQELENKYDVSLLDKMNVTFKSGEYIAHKSLLDFKKMAKDKAVNADTIVFNNLVNTVGEWQDFWEVPAGESWHSRFF; encoded by the coding sequence ATGTACGTTCCTTTTGATACATTACCCGAAGAATCTCGTATTTGGATATACCAATCTAATCGTAAATTCTCGGATACCGAAATAATAGATATTGAAAATGCCCTAAAAGAATTTGTAGAAAACTGGGCTGCTCATGGTACAGGACTTGAAGCATCTTTTGTTATTAAATACAATCGTTTTATTATTCTTGCTATAAATCAAGATACACAGCCAGCAACAGGCTGCTCTATAGATGCTTCAGTACACTTTATACAAGAGCTTGAAAACAAGTATGATGTCTCTTTGTTAGACAAAATGAACGTAACTTTTAAGTCTGGTGAATACATTGCTCATAAGTCATTGCTCGACTTTAAAAAGATGGCTAAAGATAAAGCCGTTAATGCTGATACTATTGTATTTAATAATCTTGTAAATACAGTAGGAGAATGGCAGGATTTTTGGGAAGTTCCTGCGGGAGAAAGTTGGCATAGCCGTTTCTTTTAA
- a CDS encoding (Fe-S)-binding protein, whose translation MVNTNDLYDMTQEELKVPTMAEMMAQGQQPEVLFWVGCSGSFDDRAKRITKAFVRILNRANVPFAVLGTEEGCTGDPAKRAGNEFLFQMQAMMNIQVLDGYEVKKIVTACPHCFNTIKNEYPGLGGKYEVVHHTEFLKSLLDDGRLSIEGGQFKGKKITFHDPCYLGRANNVYEAPRDLIQKLDAELVEMKRSRRNGLCCGAGGAQMFKEPEAGDKDVNVERTEEALETQPEIIAAGCPFCNTMLTDGVKAKDREADVKVLDVAELIANAQDL comes from the coding sequence ATGGTAAACACGAATGATTTATACGATATGACTCAGGAAGAATTAAAAGTCCCTACAATGGCCGAAATGATGGCACAAGGACAACAACCAGAAGTATTATTCTGGGTAGGTTGTTCTGGTAGCTTTGATGATAGAGCCAAGAGAATAACAAAAGCATTTGTACGAATATTAAACCGTGCTAATGTACCTTTTGCAGTATTAGGTACAGAAGAAGGTTGTACGGGTGACCCTGCTAAGCGAGCCGGAAATGAGTTCTTGTTCCAAATGCAAGCAATGATGAATATTCAGGTGCTTGATGGTTATGAAGTAAAAAAGATAGTAACGGCTTGCCCACACTGTTTTAATACTATAAAAAATGAGTACCCAGGTTTAGGCGGAAAATATGAAGTAGTACACCATACTGAGTTTTTAAAATCGTTGTTAGACGATGGTAGACTTAGTATAGAAGGCGGTCAGTTTAAAGGTAAAAAAATAACCTTTCATGATCCCTGCTACCTTGGGCGTGCTAATAACGTTTATGAAGCACCGCGTGATTTAATACAAAAGCTTGATGCCGAATTAGTAGAAATGAAGCGTTCGCGCCGAAATGGTCTTTGCTGTGGTGCTGGTGGTGCACAAATGTTTAAAGAGCCAGAAGCAGGAGATAAGGATGTAAATGTAGAAAGAACAGAAGAAGCGCTAGAAACACAACCTGAAATTATAGCAGCGGGATGTCCTTTTTGTAATACTATGCTAACCGATGGAGTAAAAGCTAAAGACAGAGAGGCGGATGTTAAAGTGCTAGATGTTGCGGAATTGATTGCTAATGCTCAGGATTTATAA
- a CDS encoding LNS2 domain-containing protein, which yields MKEEQKDKNLLPLTHNGEHISPALPEGIKNYLIDIDGTICDDIPNEEPERMATAEVYPDALVTLNKWYEEGHIIYFFTSRTEAHREITEGWLNKHGFKYHGMLMGKPRGGNYHWVDNHLVKATRYRGKFTDLIDKEVTIQVFDDGKHE from the coding sequence ATGAAAGAGGAGCAAAAAGATAAAAACTTGTTACCACTTACCCATAATGGTGAGCATATAAGTCCTGCATTACCTGAAGGTATAAAAAATTACCTGATAGATATAGATGGTACTATTTGTGATGATATACCTAACGAAGAGCCAGAGCGTATGGCTACAGCAGAGGTATACCCTGATGCATTGGTAACGTTAAATAAGTGGTATGAAGAAGGACATATAATATATTTCTTTACATCGCGTACAGAAGCACATAGAGAAATTACCGAAGGGTGGCTCAATAAACATGGATTTAAATATCATGGTATGCTAATGGGTAAACCTCGTGGAGGCAATTACCACTGGGTAGATAACCACTTGGTAAAAGCAACACGATATAGAGGTAAATTTACAGATTTAATTGATAAAGAGGTTACCATTCAAGTTTTTGATGATGGTAAACACGAATGA
- a CDS encoding (Fe-S)-binding protein, producing MSYIDNILFVLVLAAGFGYFALNVKKLARNIKLGKGVDRNDNPSARWKNMAMIALGQSKMVRRPVSGFLHIIVYVGFVIINIELLEIIIDGIFGTHRVFAFMGGFYSFLIGFFEVLAFSVLVAVTIFWIRRNVIKLWRFAHGDLKGWPHNDANYILYFEVVLMCLFLTMNAADHHLQIVGAHHYIQAGAFPISGFISPLFEGMTEGTVILIERTTWWLHIIGILIFMNYLYFSKHLHILLAFPNTYFANLKPKGQFENLESVTNEVKLMMDPNADPFAAAPPAEEGAVPEKFGASDVQDLNWVQLMNAYTCTECGRCTSSCPANLTGKKLSPRKIMMDTRDRLEEVGKNIDKNKGVFVDDGKSLLNDYITPEELWACTTCNGCVEACPVNIDPLSIIMDMRKYLVMEQSAAPTELNGMMTNIENNGAPWQYNQMDRLNWKDEQ from the coding sequence ATGAGTTATATTGATAATATTTTATTTGTTTTAGTCCTCGCAGCAGGCTTTGGGTATTTTGCATTAAATGTAAAAAAACTAGCACGCAACATTAAGTTGGGTAAAGGTGTAGATCGTAATGATAACCCTAGTGCACGCTGGAAAAATATGGCTATGATTGCTTTAGGGCAATCTAAAATGGTAAGAAGACCTGTGTCAGGTTTCCTACACATTATTGTTTATGTGGGGTTTGTAATTATTAATATCGAATTATTAGAAATTATAATCGATGGTATATTTGGTACACATAGAGTTTTTGCTTTTATGGGAGGCTTTTACAGCTTTCTTATAGGATTCTTTGAAGTTCTAGCTTTTTCGGTACTTGTTGCCGTAACAATATTCTGGATAAGAAGAAATGTAATAAAATTATGGCGTTTTGCACATGGCGATCTTAAAGGTTGGCCGCATAACGATGCTAACTATATATTATATTTTGAAGTAGTACTTATGTGTTTGTTTTTAACAATGAATGCTGCCGATCATCATTTGCAAATAGTAGGAGCGCACCATTATATACAAGCGGGAGCTTTCCCTATATCAGGGTTTATATCGCCTCTTTTTGAAGGTATGACAGAAGGTACAGTAATACTAATAGAACGAACAACATGGTGGTTACATATTATAGGTATTTTAATTTTTATGAATTACCTGTACTTCTCTAAACACCTACATATATTATTGGCTTTCCCTAACACCTATTTTGCTAACCTGAAACCTAAAGGACAGTTTGAAAACTTAGAGTCAGTAACTAACGAGGTTAAGTTAATGATGGATCCTAATGCCGACCCATTTGCAGCAGCACCTCCTGCGGAAGAAGGAGCAGTACCAGAGAAATTTGGAGCAAGCGATGTACAGGATTTAAACTGGGTACAGCTTATGAATGCTTATACTTGTACAGAGTGCGGAAGATGTACATCATCTTGTCCTGCTAACCTTACAGGTAAAAAATTATCGCCACGAAAAATTATGATGGATACCCGTGACAGGCTTGAAGAAGTGGGTAAAAATATAGATAAAAACAAAGGTGTATTTGTAGATGACGGTAAGTCGTTATTAAACGATTATATAACACCCGAAGAGCTATGGGCTTGTACCACGTGTAATGGTTGTGTAGAGGCATGTCCTGTTAACATCGACCCACTTTCTATTATTATGGACATGAGAAAGTATCTTGTAATGGAGCAGAGTGCTGCACCTACAGAACTTAACGGGATGATGACAAATATAGAGAATAATGGCGCACCATGGCAGTATAACCAAATGGATAGGTTAAACTGGAAAGATGAACAATAA
- a CDS encoding MlaD family protein, protein MKITREAKTAILVIGSILVFIWGYSFLKGRDLFNSYKTFYVIYENVEGLSPSAPITYSGLVIGKVNSIKPAKEGHLVVELQVSNDEVFISKKSHAVLHKPDLVGGKQIAIKSDFESSAAEDGSYLTGTEEPGMLSTVGQQLTPLQNKVEATVVSADSLLNNLNNIFDKQTQENLRTTIADLSKTMKEFSKATSAVNTMLTDNKTKIDGTFDNMNKTTANLAQITDSINSVNLAETVRKLENTMTNVDNILGDLESGKGTMGKLLKDEAMYNNLTDASKELKELLADIKNNPKRYIHFSVFGKKNTPYVEKE, encoded by the coding sequence TTGAAAATAACAAGAGAAGCTAAAACAGCAATATTAGTAATAGGTTCCATATTAGTATTTATATGGGGATACAGTTTTTTAAAAGGTAGGGATTTGTTTAATTCCTATAAAACTTTTTATGTAATATATGAAAACGTAGAGGGGCTTTCGCCGTCTGCTCCAATAACCTATAGTGGTTTGGTAATAGGTAAAGTAAATTCTATTAAACCAGCAAAAGAAGGACACCTAGTGGTTGAACTACAAGTGAGTAATGATGAGGTTTTTATATCTAAAAAAAGCCATGCTGTTTTACATAAGCCAGATTTAGTAGGAGGTAAACAAATAGCTATTAAATCTGACTTTGAAAGTAGTGCGGCTGAAGATGGTAGTTATCTTACAGGTACAGAAGAGCCAGGAATGCTTTCTACTGTTGGGCAACAATTAACACCATTGCAAAATAAAGTAGAAGCTACAGTAGTATCGGCAGATAGTTTATTAAATAATTTGAATAATATTTTCGATAAGCAAACACAAGAGAATTTACGCACTACTATTGCCGATTTAAGCAAAACTATGAAAGAGTTTAGCAAGGCTACTAGTGCTGTTAATACAATGTTGACAGATAATAAAACTAAAATAGACGGTACATTTGATAATATGAATAAAACTACCGCTAACCTTGCTCAAATAACCGATTCTATAAATTCGGTTAATTTAGCAGAAACAGTACGTAAGTTAGAAAACACAATGACTAATGTAGATAATATATTAGGTGATTTAGAGTCTGGCAAGGGTACTATGGGTAAATTACTTAAAGACGAGGCTATGTATAATAATCTTACAGATGCATCTAAAGAATTGAAAGAATTATTGGCAGATATTAAAAATAATCCTAAAAGATATATACATTTTTCAGTTTTTGGCAAAAAGAATACGCCATATGTCGAAAAGGAATAA